A segment of the Candidatus Nitrososphaera gargensis Ga9.2 genome:
GCAACAAAGGCCAACGAGGACAAGTTTGGCGAACTTGGATTCATCACCATCCACTACAAGTATATCGACGGGCTCTTTTTCCCCCTAAACGACCGCGATACCCTGATTGTGGGGGCAGTTCAACCTTACGACCATGATGCTCTGACAGGCAAGATATTGACGCTTTTGGTACGCATGAAGTAGGTAAAAGTGGGCAGGGGGTGATTTGAACACCCGACCACCTCGATGTCAACGAGGTATCATAACCGAGCTAGACCACCTGCCCCGTTATTAACTGCAAATTTTTGCTGCCCAAATATATGTTGTAGATTTTGCATACCTGTGGAACGGCGCTCCTGAGCTTTGTTCTACAAGCCAGATATACGCTAGAGATTCAATTTTAGCAGATGAAAGGGCGCGATGCTCAGTATTACGAGGAGACGCTGCGTCTATTGAGCGAGATCCTCGCAACTCTGAAAGAGAACAATAGCATGCTCAAAGAGCACAACTCTGTAGTCAGCAGCATCGACGAGAGGGTAAGAAGAATAGGGGTCAACACGTCCAACCTGCACTAACCACAGATAAGGTTAAGTGTCACCCAGGGAGTTTTTATTTCAATATTTGGACAGCGAGTCCTTCAAGATAATTCACGGCGACGCTTACGAGACTGTAAGACGATTGCCCGGCAACAAGTTTCGCGCAATCATTACTTCGCCGCCGTATTATCGCCACAGGCACTATGGCAACAACGATCACGAAATAGGCAGGGAGCATACAGCCGAAGAGTATCTTGACTCGCTTACCAAGGTATTTTCAGCGTGTCGAGACATACTTGCAGACGACGGCAGCTTGTGGATAGTCATAGGCGACACCAGGCGACGCCATGAAAAACTGAGGATTCCTCACAGGCTTGCAGAAAGGCTTGTGCATGCAGGCTATGTCTTCCGGGAAGACATTATCTGGTACAAGAAAAACAACGTGAGCAGCAGCTCGCAGGACAACTTTTCCCAAGCATACGAATATGTCTTGTTCTTTTCAAAGAATCGCCGCTCGTATGCAAACCTTGACGCGGTAAGAGTGCAGGGCAACGAGGCGGTCGAAGGGCGCAACAAGGTACCACCACCGGACATGGTACAGTACGCGCCAGAGAACCCCAACAAGAGCGAGATCACGCGCATTGCAAACATCATACATGGTGCGTCACCTTCGACTCCACTTTCAGAGCTTCCAACGACTTCAGAGATAGCTCGAGCCTATGGCTACGATCCGGAAAAGTTCTGCCCGACATGCTACCGCAAGTTCAAGCGTCACGCTACGCGCCGGAGGATAGGAGATCACAAGCATTACCCGATATTTGCAGTCTGCAATCCACACGGCAAGAACCCGTCAAACGTGTGGGAGATTGCAACAAAGGCGCACTATGGCAACGAGCACTTTGCGATATTTCCTGAGGAGCTAGTTGACATGATAGTCAGGTTTGCGACTGAAAAGGGCGATTATGTTCTGGACCCATTCGCCGGGAGGGGGACCACTGGCATTGTCGCGACATCTCTTGGCCGCAAGTTCGTTGGCATAGACCTTTATAAGGAAAATGTGGAAAAGGCCAGCAGGAACATCACCAAGGCAGATTGTAGCAATGGCGCAAATCTAATAATGGGACTCGCGCCCAATAGTCCGCGTTGACAGCTGCTGACAGTAGTAATGGTAGCAGCCTGACTGGCAGCGAGAAAGAAGGGCTGTACAAGGCTATATTCTCAAGAAGGGACGTCCGCTCTCACTTTGTGGACAGGGAAATACCAGACGATGTCCTGCTCAGGATATTGAATGCGGCCCACCATGCTCCTTCAGTCGGATTTTCACAGCCGTGGAACTTTATCCTAATAAAGGACAGGGCGATCCGCCAGAAGGTCAAAGAGTCGTTTTTGCGCGAGCGCTCGCGCTCGATTTCAATGCTTGATGGCAACAAGCAGCGGCAAAAACAATATGTTTCGCTAAAGCTTGAAGGGATATTGGAATCTGCAATTAACATCTGCGTCACCTATGACCCGACGCGCTTTGGACCCTTTGTCCTTGGTCGGACATCCATAGAGGAAACAGGCGTCTACAGCGTCGCCTGTGCGATTCAGAATCTCTGGCTCGCGGCAAGAGCCGAAGGGGTAGGGGTCGGCTGGGTGAGCATCCTTGCAAATGAAGATCTTGAAAAAATACTGGCGATACCGCCGCATGTTAAGCCTATCGCATACCTGTGCCTTGGATACGTGAGCGAGTTTGCAGAAAAGCCGGACTTGGAGCGTGCCGGCTGGCTTCCAAGGATGGACCTTGCCAGTGTGGTTTGCTATGAGCAGTGGGGCGTGCATGATTCCAAATCATGGTCATCTCTCTGTGCTATCATGGGAAAAATGAGCGAGGGCAATCGTGAAGACAATATATAATCGTGCACTGAACGGTAATCATTCGGCAGGCAAACGGGTTGAAATTTGGACCTAGCATAGGCGGGCGAGAAAACTGCGACTGCTGCGCGTGCGGCAGCGGCCTGTTTTTTAGCATACATTATCACAATCTCGCCAGGTACCTATTTGTCACGCTTGCATTTGCCGGCCTCCTTTCCACAGGATGGTTTGGGATACCACTTGTCCCGCAATATCTCGTCAGTAACGAAGTAAACATCATAGCCGGCATTTTCACGCTTTTTAGCGCCCTTGGCACGATCTGGGGCGTGATGGCATATCGCGAGTTTACAAAGTCCATACAACTTGTCATGGACGCAAGGGATGCGGCGCGAAGACTGGACCACATGATAGGCGAGTACGAATACAAGTCCTACAACCCAATCACCAAGGACTATGAAGCCGGTTTTGTGCCTGCCGGCCCGATAGATTTCTGGGACAAGGAAATGCAAGTGCCGGCTTGGATGGACAAAGGCAAGTACT
Coding sequences within it:
- a CDS encoding DNA-methyltransferase; its protein translation is MDSESFKIIHGDAYETVRRLPGNKFRAIITSPPYYRHRHYGNNDHEIGREHTAEEYLDSLTKVFSACRDILADDGSLWIVIGDTRRRHEKLRIPHRLAERLVHAGYVFREDIIWYKKNNVSSSSQDNFSQAYEYVLFFSKNRRSYANLDAVRVQGNEAVEGRNKVPPPDMVQYAPENPNKSEITRIANIIHGASPSTPLSELPTTSEIARAYGYDPEKFCPTCYRKFKRHATRRRIGDHKHYPIFAVCNPHGKNPSNVWEIATKAHYGNEHFAIFPEELVDMIVRFATEKGDYVLDPFAGRGTTGIVATSLGRKFVGIDLYKENVEKASRNITKADCSNGANLIMGLAPNSPR
- the bluB gene encoding 5,6-dimethylbenzimidazole synthase, producing the protein MTAADSSNGSSLTGSEKEGLYKAIFSRRDVRSHFVDREIPDDVLLRILNAAHHAPSVGFSQPWNFILIKDRAIRQKVKESFLRERSRSISMLDGNKQRQKQYVSLKLEGILESAINICVTYDPTRFGPFVLGRTSIEETGVYSVACAIQNLWLAARAEGVGVGWVSILANEDLEKILAIPPHVKPIAYLCLGYVSEFAEKPDLERAGWLPRMDLASVVCYEQWGVHDSKSWSSLCAIMGKMSEGNREDNI